The genomic interval CCACTTCAGCGCGGCACCGAGGGGTGCAGCAGCTCGCCCAGCTTCACCGCGGTGCGCCAATTGCGGGTGGTCACGGGTGAGCCCGCGGCGCGGTCGAGCACGTTCGGCGTGAGCTTCGAGCGCGCCGACCCACCCGCGTAGTCAATCAGCAGGGCGCCGCCGTGCACCGCCACGCGCTCGCCGGCTCCGGCCCGCTCTCTCAGGGCATCGAGCACATCGACCGCGAGCGGCGCCTGGCTGAGCCCGAGCATCAGCCGGTTCGGGTGGTGCGCGATGGCATCCGCGAACGGTGGCTGCTCGAGGTAGCCGGCCCATGCTGCGGCCGTCCGCACGATGACGGGGACGCTGAACCCGAGGTGTTCGTGCAGCAACCCCTCGACGGCGCGCTCCAACAGCGCGTGCGGCTCGACGTCGCGCTCGCGCCGAGAAGACCGCCCCTGCGACTTGTCGCGGCGCCGCCCAGCGTCCGCGTCGCCGCTGGCCAAGGTGCCCACCACGTTGCCGCTGTTGATGTAGGTCGCCACCTCCGTGAGCCCGGCCAGCGCCGCGAGCTGGCGCAGCTGCGCCATGGGCACCTTCTTGTGTCCGCTGACGTTCACGCCGCGCAGCAACACGACCACGCGGCTCATACGCGCAGCGAGCTCACCATCTGCTGCGCGGCCGCGCGCGCAGCATCGAACGCGTCTTCGGGCCCCTGGGCGGTCAGCACGAAGATGCGCTCGCCGACCCCGAAGCGCGCGTGCCACTGACGTTGCGGCACGCCCCGATGCTCGTAGGCGACCTCCACCACGCTGTGGGTCTCGTGGTCTTCCCGTGCGAGCAGGGCGCGGCCGGCGGTCACCAGCGCGTCCACGCTCGGGCACAGCTCGGGCGCGTAGGGGCCTGCCACGAACACCAGACACCCAGCTCCAGCCTCGTCCCCCTGCGCCTCGGGGAGTAGGTCGAACAGAAAGGGCCCCTCGCGATCGGGCGAGGCGACCCGGAACCCGTCCGGCCACGCACACACGAAGTCGCTCGTCTCGAGCCTGAAGGGACCCGCGTAGTCGGTGTCGACGGCCGCCATCAGGTCGTGCAGCCCCCGAGCGCCCCCGTCCACCACGTAGCGCAAGGAGTCGCCCACCACACGCAGCCGCGCGAGCATGCCGCGGTGCACCACCTCGACCCCCTCGTCGGTAGGTGTCAGGACGAAGGGCGCCTTGGGCACCAGCGCGACGCGGTGCCCAGCGATGCGCACGTGCGCCTGAACGTCCGCGACCTGGCTACGAGCCGAGGAGTCGGGACTCACGAGCGCCCCTCGCCGAGCCGCGCGGCCAGTACCCGCTCGACGGTGTCCACGATGGCCACGGTGCGCGGGTCGAGCTCGATGTTGACCAAGTCGCCCACCGCACGGGTCCCGAAGTTCGTCAGCCGCAGCGTCTCGGGGATGAGGTGCAGCGTGAAGCCGTCCGGAAACGTGCGCCCGACGGTGAGGCTCGACCCGTCCACTGCGATGAAACCCTTCGGGAGAACATAAGCCATCCACGCCTCGGGGACACGTACGCGCACGGACACGTCGTGGCCATCGCGCGAAAGCGCGACGATCTCGCCGCGCCCGATGACGTGACCCGCGACATCGTGTCCTCCAAGCTCGTCGCCGATGCGCAGACTACGCTCCACGCTCACGTTCCGTCCTGGTGCCAGGGTGTCGAGCGTCGTGAGGTCGAGCGTCTCCTGGATGGCGTCGAAGTGTACCCGCGATCCCTCGAGCGCGACGACGGTCTGACAGACCCCGTCGATGGCCACGCTGGCGCCTAGCGTCAGGCCAGCGCTCAACTCGGCGCCGAGGTCCACCACGTAACGCAGCAGACCGGGTTCGCGGGAGACCTCGACGACGGGGAAGAGGCCGCGTGTGATGCCGCTGTACATCGGGGGGTCATAGCAGGCGCGCGCGCTCGCAGCCCGTGCGGGTTGTTTGCGACTGCACGCGGCACGTGTGCGAGCGCCCCCCGACTTCGCGGACCTCACGGCCGGGGGGCACCTCGAGACCTCAGGCCGCGTGCACGGCGATCTTGCGGGCCCCCGGGGCGTCACGCTTGGGCAGCGTC from Sandaracinaceae bacterium carries:
- a CDS encoding DUF1697 domain-containing protein — encoded protein: MSRVVVLLRGVNVSGHKKVPMAQLRQLAALAGLTEVATYINSGNVVGTLASGDADAGRRRDKSQGRSSRRERDVEPHALLERAVEGLLHEHLGFSVPVIVRTAAAWAGYLEQPPFADAIAHHPNRLMLGLSQAPLAVDVLDALRERAGAGERVAVHGGALLIDYAGGSARSKLTPNVLDRAAGSPVTTRNWRTAVKLGELLHPSVPR
- a CDS encoding riboflavin synthase subunit alpha, whose protein sequence is MYSGITRGLFPVVEVSREPGLLRYVVDLGAELSAGLTLGASVAIDGVCQTVVALEGSRVHFDAIQETLDLTTLDTLAPGRNVSVERSLRIGDELGGHDVAGHVIGRGEIVALSRDGHDVSVRVRVPEAWMAYVLPKGFIAVDGSSLTVGRTFPDGFTLHLIPETLRLTNFGTRAVGDLVNIELDPRTVAIVDTVERVLAARLGEGRS